The Vibrio splendidus genome has a window encoding:
- a CDS encoding GrpB family protein translates to MKFYPAEQYQAACHELFVRYEREIKKLIPNARIEHVGASSIPSAVSKGDLDIFIGVDLGELEDAIERLTTLGFKEKLDTLRTPELCMLESTSADDVALQVVANGSEFECFLAFRDKLRANPALVEQYNTLKMSCEGWPQDEYREKKSTFIEHVLALK, encoded by the coding sequence ATGAAATTTTACCCCGCGGAGCAATACCAAGCAGCTTGCCACGAGCTGTTTGTCCGATACGAACGTGAAATCAAAAAGCTAATCCCTAACGCGAGAATTGAGCATGTAGGCGCATCTTCTATTCCATCTGCAGTGTCTAAGGGCGATTTGGATATCTTCATAGGTGTTGATCTCGGCGAGCTTGAGGATGCTATAGAGAGACTCACAACACTCGGCTTTAAAGAGAAACTCGATACGTTAAGAACACCCGAACTGTGTATGTTGGAATCTACATCCGCTGATGATGTGGCGTTGCAAGTGGTCGCTAACGGTTCTGAGTTCGAATGCTTTCTGGCATTTCGTGACAAGCTACGTGCGAATCCGGCATTGGTGGAGCAATACAACACCCTCAAAATGTCTTGTGAAGGTTGGCCACAAGATGAATACCGCGAAAAGAAGTCGACTTTTATCGAGCATGTGTTGGCTCTGAAATAG
- a CDS encoding RDD family protein, giving the protein MSEAIENTPAIVLASRWSRFWAFVIDGLIYAAAMIPVVLYTDLFDRAVSNGVIELHEQIMMFVYGWVIFLLCNGYLLQKKGQTIGKNVMEIAIVDMDGKQLGLFNIMIKRILPMNIFVYIPVIGQYISILNYLFVFRKNRRCLHDLIAGTQVINVSVPRNLDFSTIE; this is encoded by the coding sequence ATGTCTGAAGCAATAGAAAACACCCCTGCAATTGTACTCGCGTCTCGATGGTCTCGGTTTTGGGCGTTTGTTATCGACGGCCTCATTTATGCAGCTGCTATGATTCCAGTGGTCCTATATACCGATTTGTTCGATCGAGCCGTTTCTAATGGAGTCATAGAGTTACATGAACAAATCATGATGTTTGTTTATGGCTGGGTGATATTCCTCTTGTGTAATGGCTACTTACTGCAAAAGAAGGGACAAACGATCGGTAAAAATGTAATGGAAATTGCGATTGTTGATATGGATGGCAAGCAACTAGGGCTATTCAACATAATGATCAAACGAATTTTACCTATGAACATCTTTGTTTATATTCCTGTTATTGGTCAATATATATCGATTCTTAATTACCTGTTTGTTTTCCGTAAAAACAGACGCTGTTTGCATGACTTAATTGCAGGAACTCAGGTTATTAATGTTTCAGTGCCGAGAAACTTAGATTTCAGTACTATCGAATAG
- a CDS encoding MFS transporter, with protein MIHKLFSAISIYRYLPNNIYYLALARMILGMGNFIVPFLVLLLTDKLGYSATVAGSLAMGVTGSYLLGSFLGGRLADRLGHKRIMVFGEFMCAVLLITCGFFADAPVVVPVFLFCAYFFGGLALPASNALVADLSTPQNRDAVMSLSYLAYNFGSALGPVMAGYLFWNHTDWIFFGNGFAALFCVFIVAAFVKLQPGTESTSESELEQPVSGSVWSVLKSRPRLLLFTFLCGLLWYSLNQMTMASPLYLSHVFGEQGPIIFGQLMTYACVVVVLITPILMKFTSGKAETVSLAYAGFMFAFGYMLVMLFPNIPVHFFAWLFLSAGEVLLLTKEGIYLANNSPSSHRGRIQGVLITLRTVFVMPSFIVIGYFIDDYGYTFTWFSVILISVVGAVGFYLMSAKGKQSPALVTE; from the coding sequence ATGATTCATAAGCTTTTCTCAGCCATTTCAATTTATAGGTATTTACCGAATAATATCTATTATTTAGCACTGGCTAGAATGATTCTGGGAATGGGTAACTTTATCGTTCCATTTTTAGTCTTACTGTTAACCGATAAGTTGGGTTATTCCGCAACAGTCGCAGGTTCCCTTGCCATGGGTGTGACGGGCTCTTACCTCTTAGGGAGCTTTTTAGGTGGGAGATTAGCCGATAGGTTGGGGCATAAACGGATCATGGTGTTTGGCGAGTTTATGTGCGCTGTATTATTGATTACTTGTGGTTTCTTCGCCGATGCTCCGGTAGTCGTACCTGTGTTCTTGTTTTGTGCCTATTTCTTTGGCGGTTTAGCGTTGCCCGCGAGTAATGCTTTAGTTGCGGACCTTTCTACCCCTCAGAATCGTGATGCAGTCATGTCACTGAGTTATCTAGCCTATAACTTTGGTTCAGCTCTTGGTCCTGTTATGGCTGGGTACTTGTTCTGGAATCACACTGACTGGATATTTTTCGGCAACGGTTTTGCGGCTCTTTTTTGTGTTTTTATTGTGGCTGCATTTGTGAAGTTGCAACCTGGAACGGAATCGACCAGCGAGAGTGAACTGGAACAGCCCGTTTCTGGTTCGGTTTGGTCAGTTTTAAAATCAAGGCCACGGCTTTTGTTGTTCACTTTTCTATGTGGATTGCTGTGGTATTCGCTAAATCAAATGACTATGGCGAGTCCATTGTATTTGAGCCATGTGTTTGGAGAGCAAGGCCCAATTATTTTCGGGCAACTCATGACTTACGCTTGTGTTGTAGTGGTGCTGATTACGCCAATCTTAATGAAGTTCACGTCAGGTAAGGCTGAAACCGTAAGCCTTGCTTATGCAGGCTTTATGTTTGCCTTTGGTTATATGCTCGTCATGTTGTTTCCCAACATTCCTGTTCATTTTTTTGCTTGGCTATTTCTATCTGCGGGCGAGGTTCTTCTTTTGACAAAAGAGGGCATATATTTAGCAAACAACTCCCCTTCGAGTCATCGTGGACGCATTCAAGGCGTGCTCATTACCTTGCGAACGGTTTTCGTTATGCCTAGTTTTATCGTGATTGGCTACTTTATCGATGATTATGGGTACACTTTCACTTGGTTTAGTGTGATATTAATTTCAGTTGTTGGTGCCGTTGGTTTTTATCTTATGTCAGCTAAGGGGAAGCAATCTCCAGCGTTAGTCACCGAGTAG
- a CDS encoding GNAT family N-acetyltransferase, with protein sequence MITIRKAVESDAQDIFDIRSRAIIEKCSAYYSEEQLSIWTQGGMSDGFISDVVQTFHVSEVDGRVIGSGKINIETGMVDAIFVDPDFSGKGAAKQMLQFLEELAIQHNLPLMKLESTLNAAAFYRACGFIGDELSTYHSPRGISLDCIPMEKPLVA encoded by the coding sequence ATGATTACAATTAGAAAAGCGGTTGAGTCTGATGCTCAGGATATTTTCGATATTCGAAGCCGCGCCATTATCGAAAAGTGTTCCGCTTATTACTCAGAAGAACAGCTGTCAATATGGACGCAGGGTGGAATGTCTGATGGATTCATAAGCGATGTAGTCCAAACCTTTCACGTTTCAGAAGTTGATGGTCGAGTGATTGGCAGCGGTAAGATCAACATCGAAACCGGTATGGTTGATGCTATTTTTGTTGACCCAGATTTTTCCGGAAAAGGCGCAGCGAAGCAGATGTTGCAGTTCTTAGAGGAACTCGCGATTCAACACAATTTGCCGTTAATGAAGTTAGAATCGACTCTGAATGCCGCTGCGTTTTATCGTGCGTGTGGCTTTATTGGTGATGAACTTTCCACTTATCACTCTCCTAGAGGTATTAGCCTCGATTGCATCCCGATGGAAAAGCCGTTAGTTGCTTAA
- a CDS encoding DUF3299 domain-containing protein, which produces MNRLIALFVSIVSFGSFASEPTELDWKDLRPVHAQNQVVLPEISYQQKLILQQIFTLSQYDDPKSNEELVALKETLKSEGLDADELLKLRSEYIVNQQRAAETVTHDFDGKSVRIPGFLVPIEFSAPLVATEFLLVPTAGACIHMPPPPANQIVRVSYPEGYKVETVQYPVWVEGVISSKLTTDNVYLVDGDTDVTMGYKLNASMVVNYH; this is translated from the coding sequence TTGAATAGACTAATTGCCCTCTTTGTATCCATTGTTTCGTTTGGCAGCTTTGCTAGTGAACCAACAGAATTAGATTGGAAAGATCTGAGACCAGTACATGCACAGAACCAAGTTGTGCTTCCGGAAATAAGCTATCAACAAAAGCTAATCCTTCAGCAAATATTCACCCTAAGCCAATATGATGACCCAAAGAGCAATGAGGAGTTAGTAGCACTGAAAGAAACATTAAAGTCAGAAGGATTGGACGCGGATGAGTTGCTGAAACTACGCTCAGAATATATTGTGAATCAACAACGTGCGGCAGAAACGGTAACACATGACTTCGATGGTAAAAGTGTTCGTATTCCTGGATTTCTAGTACCTATCGAGTTTTCAGCGCCGCTAGTCGCCACCGAGTTCTTGTTAGTTCCCACGGCTGGTGCTTGTATCCATATGCCACCGCCACCAGCCAATCAAATCGTAAGAGTCTCTTACCCTGAAGGCTACAAAGTAGAAACGGTTCAATATCCTGTTTGGGTGGAAGGCGTGATTTCTTCAAAATTAACAACAGACAATGTATACCTCGTTGATGGAGATACCGATGTCACCATGGGATACAAACTCAATGCCTCAATGGTAGTGAATTATCACTAA